One window of Ailuropoda melanoleuca isolate Jingjing chromosome 3, ASM200744v2, whole genome shotgun sequence genomic DNA carries:
- the SRP19 gene encoding signal recognition particle 19 kDa protein isoform X1, with protein sequence MACAAARSPADQDRFICIYPAYLNNKKTIAEGRRIPISKAVENPTATEIQDVCSAVGLNVFLEKNKMYSREWNRDVQYRGRVRVQLKQDDGSLCLVQFPSRKSVMLYVAEMIPKLKTRTQKTGGGDQSLQQGEGSKKGKGKKKK encoded by the exons ATGGCCTGTGCCGCCGCACGGTCCCCGGCCGACCAGGACAG GTTCATTTGTATCTATCCTGCTTACTTAAATAACAAGAAGACCATCGCGGAGGGGAGGCGGATCCCTATTAGTAAG GCTGTTGAAAATCCTACAGCTACTGAGATTCAAGATGTGTGCTCAGCAGTTGGACTTAATGTATTCCTTGAG aaaaataaaatgtactctaGAGAGTGGAATCGTGATGTTCAGTACAGGGGCAGAGTCCGGGTCCAGCTCAAACAGGACGACGGCAGCCTCTGTCTCGTGCAGTTCCCATCAC GTAAGTCAGTAATGTTGTATGTAGCAGAAATGATACCTAAACTAAAAACAAGGACACAAAAAACAGGAGGTGGTGACCAAAGTCTTCAGCAAGGAGAgggaagtaaaaaaggaaaaggaaagaagaagaagtga
- the SRP19 gene encoding signal recognition particle 19 kDa protein isoform X2 — translation MACAAARSPADQDRFICIYPAYLNNKKTIAEGRRIPISKKNKMYSREWNRDVQYRGRVRVQLKQDDGSLCLVQFPSRKSVMLYVAEMIPKLKTRTQKTGGGDQSLQQGEGSKKGKGKKKK, via the exons ATGGCCTGTGCCGCCGCACGGTCCCCGGCCGACCAGGACAG GTTCATTTGTATCTATCCTGCTTACTTAAATAACAAGAAGACCATCGCGGAGGGGAGGCGGATCCCTATTAGTAAG aaaaataaaatgtactctaGAGAGTGGAATCGTGATGTTCAGTACAGGGGCAGAGTCCGGGTCCAGCTCAAACAGGACGACGGCAGCCTCTGTCTCGTGCAGTTCCCATCAC GTAAGTCAGTAATGTTGTATGTAGCAGAAATGATACCTAAACTAAAAACAAGGACACAAAAAACAGGAGGTGGTGACCAAAGTCTTCAGCAAGGAGAgggaagtaaaaaaggaaaaggaaagaagaagaagtga